The Cryptococcus neoformans var. grubii H99 chromosome 13, complete sequence genomic interval CTGTTTACGTCCAAAACATTAGCTTCACTATTCATTATACCTTACCGAACAGATAACTAACCATCGGGGTCACCCTGCTTGAATTGGTCACCCCCCTCCCCGATACCGTGGGGTGGGGCATCCGCCACGAGCACAGCCATCCTCGCcgcttcccttctccactCAAGCTCAGTGAGAGTTGCCGCCATCGCCGCTGTCACAGCTTCGGGCCCATCCCCACCACCAGACGCTGCGTTGCAAATCAGCCACGTTCAGATTCAACCCATCTTTGGAAGCAGCAAAACATACCAGTCAAACCTTTGAGATAGTTCTGAACGTCTGGGATGTCAGAGGTGAAAGGGTGGAACTTGTACACATAAGTACTATCTTGAGGCGGATGGTCTCGATAGTTGACAACCTGAACATCAAACGTCAGCGACATATTTCCGTAGGCCGAAGTAAGACCATACAGCCACACGAAGATCATCTGGTCCATTCAAACCTTCCTCGCCTCTGATCATATCACAAATCCCAATAATGTGATCTCTAACTGAATTAATGTACTTCTGCATGGACCCAGTGCAGTCGAGGATGAACACAAGGTCTCTGCGGAACCAGAGTCAGCATGGAAAAATACGTATACACCCTAAACACAATTGAATCATGAAAAGCGCCATCATTAAAACACACCGTTGCAACCTCCAAGAGTGAAAGCATAAGACTTACATGCACTTTCCGTGACTCGATCCACTTCCCTCAACAAACCGGATATTGTAGTCTGTGATAGGAGGAGGCCTCTCCACAGGTTCCGGATTAAATCGAGAGCGGTAATAGGAGTAGTATCCAGAAGAGGAGTATGGATCGGAAGAGTAGATGTCCATTTCTTCGTCCATTGTGAATATGGAACTGCGTAAAGGAGGAATGAAGGATATGTtgaagagcttgatgaTATTTCTAGATTCTCGAGTCAGTATAGTGGTGCTTTGCAGAAAGGAATACCCACTGTCTACTTATCTCAGTTTAGTACTAGCTGCTTcacaaacaaaaaaacTGATGAAGAACAACAACTGTTTCCTGAAATCAGATGGCAAGGGGAAATCATCTATGTCGGAGGCAAAGGTTCACGTCATTGTTGTCTGATCTGTCACCGTGGGAAAGCTGATGTACATATGGTAAGATCCCGACGGATAACCTTTTATCATCGATAGAAAGTTGGATTACCATTTTAAACGTTTGCTATGGATGCGACATGAGTAAAAGATTTGGTAACGCCATCCGGAAAACTCATGGAAACAATAATGTATGCATAACTGCAGGTCGACATCTGATATGCctcgaaagaagaaaagactGTTGATGACCTGAGCTCGGTTGTCGTGCCCGAATGGCAGGGCGAgccaaaaacaaaaaaggatACACCGTAAGGGAGTCGAACCCTTGCCGCATCGATGGCAACGATGCATGATACCGTTTCACCAACGGTGTGTTGTAGCCAACTTCCAGACGAGAAGCTGTGATGTTAGCTCCCTCGTCActtatatatatatatatcttcTCTCTGGTAAATCAAATGGTGTACTGCAAGTATCTGATCCTGTTCGACTGATACTTTATTACCATCGTTTTTGCGCCATTAACGCTGTGCAAAGAATTCAGAGACGATTCCCAGCATCCCTTTTGAGCGAGCAAAAATCCCCAAAAATCACCCAAAATACATGAACCACAGGAATCGTATAAACCAAACGTAAAACGTACAGCTAAGTGCTTGTATTTGTGAATATCCGATGAAGATAATCCGATATCTCCGACACGTGCGTAATAAGACAATCATCACTCACCAAATCTCCCGTGGCATGTGGAATCCATTATCTTACGGTATGAATGAGCGTTCTGGACGACAAGGTGGGGTATGTGTATTCTTACGCACAAAATATCTTAAGAGATGTGGTAAGAAACGGCATAGTAATTTTGTTTACAAGTGTTTTCCATCCAGTAACGCATAGGAGGAGTTTTGGTCTGCCCCAAAACTGCCATTAATTCTTTTCAGGCCGTGGCCAAGATTTATATTGCTCTTGAGTGGTTTAGAGCTTGAAAACGTCGTTGGAGAAACTTTGTGGGAAGACAATCAGTTGGGCATGCCTGAATGGTTCAAAGTAAGGCCTTGCCGGCGCGAACACTTCTGCTGTGAGATTGAAAAAGTTATAAGTCTGCTGTAACGTCTGAGAATCGCAGATATCGAGTCGTGGGGTCCATTTGGTGAGTCATACCATCTTTAATAACAAGTCCACTCCGCTCTCCTTTTGTATCCATATCGGACCATCTTGCGGGCCATCGTATTCCAGTCCGAGGCGCATCGGTATCAGCGCTTCTATCAACTGGGCAAATATTTCAAGACACCTTACAGGCTCAAGATCCGGCTGATAAAGATGTTGTATCAGTGCGCGGTCAATTTTGAGTCGTAGAGAGACAAATCCGTATCTCGACTACATATTCGGTAAAAGGTCTCAATATTGCGAGGGCCAAGAGATATTTCGGAATTGATTGCAGTAGGTGCTCTCGCTGATGGTTAGGAGCTGCAGGAAGCCTTTGCTGGTTCGATCAGTTTTACGAAGATAGAACCCAAAGATATAATGAATGACTTCCACAGGAAGTCGATGGCTCGCTGTGACAAGGGTAAaagtttctttttcaagaGGATTGGGGTTCATGTTTGCCCTTCGCTGCTTAGGAGCCAGCTGGTGTCTACTATGAGAACCAAAGTTAACATTCTTCTGGCTGAATACTGGCCAAGTTCCGGGGGTCAAACAGTGTACATGCCCCATCACTGTTGTAATAGCAAAATGTCAGTTATGCCGGCTGTGTaattttttctttcaagGCCTTCCTCAACGAACACCACTGGGAATAAATCGATGGGTTTATATAACAAATAGAGGGTGGATTCGCTCGATGTAATAGTTGACTGTTGGATGTCTTTCGTATGACGTGGTCCCGATCGATGGATGAACTTCCTGTTGTTGAACAATATTATAATACAAGGCGAATTCTTGTTGGAGGTCTCGGGAACAGCACTTTTCCTCGCCGTTTTTACCGGTTCTTCCGCCATAATATTGCTTGCTGCCCCCTCGTTTTCCTTGGCTTCTATCTTCATGAAGCTGTACGCTGAACTCTGCAAGCCGAGGGAAAGGCGAATGTCCAGAATGCAGCAAACAGAGGTCAAACTGATGATGGCCAGCGGTAGTAGTCGACGGCGGGTTGTGAAGAAGCCGAGCCGCCGGCCGGGAAGGGCTATACCTTATGACGTCAAAAAGCATGGCCGTACATGTGCTTCAACTGCAATACTATCGTGGCTTCACGCGTTTGTTTCAATTTAGCGCGTTTTTTCGGAAGATGTTGCTATTTTCTGCGGTCATTTGCGTCTCAAGAACCAGTCATCATGTCATCAACTGCTATCATCGCGCTGCCGCCCTTGCATGAATCAGCCTTCTCTCGACTCTCACCTACTTGCCGCTGCTGCGACTTCCGCAAAGTACCCTGAACTCCCGACTGGCCCCGCAGCATTTTCACTCAATCGATTCCAGTCTCTTTTTATCCCCCCACATCAGACAACTTCCAGCTTCCGGCTTCTTCTCGTGTCAATGCCTTTCTCTTTAGCTCCATTTTTATCAATTCTAGTGCCAGTTCGGAGCGTTCATAACCCGGTACGAGCAGTAATGAAATGCCGCtgatgatggaggatggagaaaaaTGTCTCCTCGTTTGTTAGCCATTACCGACAGACAGAGGTTGCATGTAGCATATGATGCCGGCCCGGAAGACACGCTGTCATCATCTAATACCTGGTAATCATTGGGAGTGTCAAGGATTATATATGCTGCCAGCATGGACTCGGCTCATCCTCTTACCTGATAACCTACTAATAGTTGGAACGTCAACCAACAACGGGTGTACAGAACGGACAGCTTTACCAACATCCTAACATTCACAAGTGCTAGTGAGGAGCGACTGGTACATCAACATGAAGAGCTCGATCATTTTCTGCTTTTTTGCTGCCTGTATGTTATATAGTAAGGCGTAAAAGATTCATGAGCTGACATCTTCTCAGTTGGCGGCTGGGTATTCGGTTACGATGTGGGTTTATGCAGCCGCCTCCTGCATTATTCTTAATGTGCTAATCCTTACTGCGAGTAGATTGGATACATCTCAGGATGTCTGATCATGGTGGGTCATTTGGTTCTCGATGTATGGAACCACGAGGTAATGCTCCTCCTTCAGCCTGACTTTATCCAACACATGGGAGAACAAGATCCTACCACAGGGGAATGGATTCTCTCCTCACAACGGCAAAGTATCATCACCTCTTTGCTGTCCGCCGGTACATTTTTTGGCGCTCTCCTACAAAGTATGTTGTAAACAGGAGTCATTGTGTTAGACTAATCACCTGCCTAAGGCTTTACCAGCGACAGACTGGGTAGAAGGGGATCGATCATCTTCTGGTCTACTTTAGTGAGTTGCGGCTGTCGAAAGGTAATCAAGCAACCAAGATTGATGAAATCTAGTTCTCTGTTGGAATCATTATCCAAGTAGCCTCCTTCGGTCTTGCTCAGATCACTGTCGGGTGTGTATCCGATTCACTCTGAGAATCAAAACTCGACTAATGACTTGTATAGCCGATTCGTAGCTGGTCTCGGTGTCGGTGCACTCTCAGCTATCGTCCCGCTTTACGTGGGAGAAGCGGCTCCCAAGAAACTGCGAGGTGCTCTTCTCGTATTGTACCAAGTCCAGATCGCATCCGGTCTCTTCTTGGCCTACATCGTCGACCTGGGAACGTAAGCCATACTCTCTAGTTCTCAGATGACCTGCTAATGGCTGATATCCAGACACCACCTCAAGTCCTCAGCTTCATGGCGTATCCCTGTTGGTCTTCAGCTCGTTTGGGGTGCATTCCTTATTGTCGGCGGCCTACTCCTCCCTGAATCACCACGTCTTCTGCTCGGTAGAGGTGATGAAAAAGGCGCCCTCAAGGCTATCGCGAGGTTAAATGACTGCGAAGTGGACGACGCTTTGACGAGGGATGTTatcaaggatttggaagaagccatCAGGGAGGAAAATGAGGGTGGAAAGGCTGGATGGTTAGAGTGTTTCAGCACGAGGAGTATGAGTgagtttcttttttttttttttctactCAGAATGCGGCTGACAAGTACTATCAGTGTGGAAGAGAACTCTGAACGGTTGCATGATACAATTCTTGCAGCAGCTAAACGGACAGTAAGTCTAATTTCTCCTCGTACTTTTATACGTGCCCTAACGTGCCGTTCATAGGAATTTCTACTACTATGttcgtccttctccatctctaattacaaaaaaaaaaccctTCTTATATCTCCACACAGTACGGCCCTGTATTCTTTGAGAGTGCTGACGTCCCTCTTTCCGCGTACTGTAAGTCGAGGAAATCACATCTAATTGTCGCATTACTCAGGCTTTTACAGCTATCCAAGCCATTCTCGGCGGTATCTCCCTCGCCACAGTCATCCCCGCCATGTGGACCATTGAGCACCTCGGACGACGTAAATCGCTTCTTTTCGGCGCCGCTATTCAAGCTGCCTGTGCCCTCATCGCAGGCTTGGTTGGTCATTACTACACCGATGTGGCGGGTGTCACCGATTCCATGGTCAAGACGGGTGGTAACGTCTTGATTGCGTTTGCTGTCATTCATGTTTCCATGTACAGTCTGTTCTGGGGACCTACACCTTGTGAGTTTCGTTAAATATGAAAATTTGATAGGCCAATGACTGATAATATCCTGCTGAATAGGGGTCATCCTGGGCGAAACTTACCCCCTCCGTGTTCGACCAAAGGCAATTGCTCTTGCTGGTATGTCACATGTCCTCTGAAGAGGCATTGATTCTTCTAACAACTGCATTCCAGCTGCTGTCAACTGGCTTTGGaatttcctcctctcttaCTTCTCGCCTTTGATTGCTGATGACATTGGCCCTCTGTATGTGACGTGAAATGTTAACCTTGTCATAAGGGGTATGCTAACAGGAAAACAGTATtctcttgatcttctttgGATGTCTTATCTTCGCCTTCGTTTACGTCTTTTTCATGCTTCCAGAAGTGAGTAACCTTTCGGACACATTCAGGTTCGCGCATTgacttcccttttccttcacaGACTCGAGGTGTACGTTATAAACTTCTATCGCTCcccaccaaaaaaaatgcCCCCTCCCCCACTAACTTAACTTATGTTCCTTGCAGATTACCCTCGAAGAAGTCGATGAGCTCTACCGATCCAAAGTACCCGCATGGAAGTCTAATAGCTGGAAACCTTCATCCCATCACGCGGCTCTCGACGCtcttgaaggagaaagtcGAAAACCAGTTGAGTTGTCTGCTGCCGCTCAGGTTCCTGGCACGCTTGATGAGAGGAAGCCTGCGGATGAACACTTGGAAAATGCGCCTGCGGCTGAGGCTAGGACTGGGGGAAAAACGGAAGCCAGGGAAAAGAGTATTGTGTAAATCTACCTGGCGCGTTTAGAaaggttgttgttgctgtagCCTTTCGCCGTGTGTGTGTATTGATAGAAAAGAAGTAATAGATGACAGATTTTGTGTTGGGATGATAGCCAGGAAAAAAGCAAAATACGTGAGGTGAACGGATGGATTAACAGAAGGATGTGCAATAGCTCGATGCACCAAGAATGTGATTTTGTTCTTCAATTCAATTGACCACACAATAATCGAGATGTTCATATAACATATCGCAAAACCATTTATAGCTTCACATTTTAGAATGCATACAAACCTGTTAGTGCTACATTTAAGTTCCCCCTATTATAAATTCCCACTATCCCAAAGTCGATTATTTGACAATCCACAGGTGATATGATTCTAAACAAATACAATCAtcacctcttcatcataaGCCCCACATGCCCAAAGTGCATCAATCCCTTTGGTtaaaaagagaaaaatcAACTCTTAGCATTGCCAAGAGCTATCCCTCTCTCCAGGGCAATCAACCCATTCGTAAGGAGATTCGTCGGTGCCCAGACATTCACCGACAGTGACGAGCTGGTAGCCAGCGCTCTTGAGCTTGGGTACAGCGTAAGGGAGAACCTGGGAGGAGGTCGTCTCGATGGTAGAGTGATCGAGGACAAGGTGAGGGTTGGGATAATCCTCTGTCATACGCTCGTGTAAATTAGGACGTCTgaatggtgatgaggaaacTCACGGATGACCCCGTCCAATACCCCCTCGGAGTAACTGACGGACTCGCCGTTGGCGTCTCCAGTGTCATCAGACCACAAGAACACCTCTATATCTTCAGTTAGCATGTCCTCTTCAGTGTCTGACATGAACGTACTCGTGTAACCCCTTTCACCGAGGACTTTCAAGACGTTGTCGTTGATGTTACCGTAAGGAGGTCGGAAGTATCGAGGCTTGACACCAAGGATCTTGACAAATGCATCTTCGACCTTGGAGAGTTCTACGAAGAGAGCTGTCAGTATATAGACCAGAAGCACGGGTAGGGACAGGACTTACCGTCGTTGATCCCTGACTCATCTAATTGGGTAAGGTCGGCGTGAGACCAAGTGTGAGAACCAAGAGTGTGCCCAGCATCATACAAAGCCCTGATTGAATCGGCCTTGTCGTAGATGCAGACATAGTTCGCACCCTATGAAATTTTATGAGCCAAGCGCAGACAAATGTTCATGACACCTGAACTTacgttgaggaagaaagtgCCCTTACCCCCATCAAGGGCAGAGGCAACTTGGGCTTCATAATCGTAAGGCCCGTCTGTAATCCTTAGTCAATATTCTTAAAGTCcctgaaagaaggaagactACTCACCGTCAAAGGTCAGAGCGACAGTGCCCTGCTGACTACAGTTGTCGATGGTCTGACCAAAGGATGTAAGTGATCAACCAACCGAGATGCAAACAAAACTTACTTCGACAGTCGCACGTTTCTTCATGGTAGGAGAAGCAGAGACACTTGAGAGAATGGCAAGAACGGCAAAGAGGGTAGTGATGAATTTCATCTTGATAGATATACTGTTTCTTTATCGCTTgatggttgaagaagaaagagtgggGCGTTGGTGGATGGTGGGCATTTATATACTTTGGAGAGGGGTAGGGAAAATAGTCAGCGGATAGCACAGGGGATCCGGTATGGAAGCGCCAACCATAAGGGGACACCGCCGTATGGCCTATCAAGACTCACACCATAGCTGTGTAACCCTGTCAACGAATACTTCAAATAAGCATATTTTTCTGAGAATAGCATTGCATGTGGCTTCGCTGTAGGAACTGATCAGCTGCTCTTCGAGTAGAAGTATGAATCATAGCCTAGGCTAGTATGGTTATACGTTGTCCGTAAGTCATACGTAGTAGAGAGAACGAAGGAAAAGCGGTTATCAGATATACGTATGCAGTCAAAAGGAAAAGTGAAGGATACGTCATATACTCACTCCTCCGCCAGGCCCCAGGGCAGCAAACCGGTGATGGTTACGTTGACAGGTTATCGATGTCGGTGATGAAGTTCCTTCGTACTAGACCGCACCATTGCCATCATGCATCTTTGCCTCGCCCGGGATTTTCATCCTATGAAGGTGGTTCTTCCAACCATAATGCATGATTCACGAATGGTAATTGTAGGGACTGTAGTACAGGCTTGTGACCGAAACAAGCGTGGACTCGGGAGGTCTAGGTCTTCTATTTGAAGCATGTGGAGCTGGAAAAACGTTCTTCGATCCTCGATTCATGGACTGCCACGGCGGGGTGATTTGAGATTTTCCACTTTGAAAGAGATGTCAGCAGGCTATTACACCCCCTCGCTGGGATACAAAACTGTCACGCACCCAGTCAGTGTTTTGCGCTTGGCCGGCTCGATACCAGGCTGTGCAGAAAAGATAAAAGCAATGCTAGATGAACATACGACGCCCATACCGTAGCTTAAAAATAGCcggaaaatgatgatgaccgACCGTGCCTAACGCATTGTGTCGGCAAATTCCTTTTAAGCATCTCACACATCGATCTTTGAAATGCGGATGGCTCGGCACTCTCAGTGTGCCAACGGACATCGGTTGGCCTCCGACGAGGCACAACATGGCCAGAAATGCGGGCCACCGACCCTCGGTGCCCTTCAGTTTTCCTCGACTGCTGTTTCACGCATAACTATCGATACTTGTTTTAATTTGCTATACTATATGGAACAAATTATTCAAGCCTGATATCAACATATTATGATACCGTACTTGTACTTGTGTTTATAGGCCCGACCGTTGATGGCCGCCCGCAGCCGCTGTTCTTTCCAGCTTCGGCTCGGAAGGCGACGCGCACATTGTCAAAGATCTGCCTTGACGGTTATATGGGAATTTGAAGACAAATGGGCAACTTTTAGAGGTATCAATATGCAACTCAGAAGCAGCATACCACCAATGGCACAACGGCGATTCAATCTCATTGCGTACTACCCATTATTATACACAAAACCCTTCCGACGTTCTTACAGAGTGCTCAATCCTCCCGTCCCGTGCCTCGCTGCATGCGCCTTCTGTACATCCGTTACGAAATCCTTCATTTTCCAAGGCGGTACACTCTTCTCGTACATCTCATCCAATTCTGCCGGGTTTCGTTTGGCCACTTCCGGGAGGAGGAATATGGTCAAGATCCAAACGATGGTTCCAAAACCAAGGAAAATGAAGGCAGTGTTGTAGGTGTTGCCTCCAAGTTTGGCGCCTCCATCAACTAGATGGAGGGAGGTTTAACAGTCAGTAGATTGCATCGACACGGGCAAGCGTAAGGAGAATGGTGGGACGTACGGAGCATGATAGGAACGGAGGTGTTGAATATAAGGCCGAATATTACAGCGATCCCAGAACCCAGACCAGAAGTACGTGCTCGAAGCTTCTGGGTAGCAACTTCTCCTGCAAAGCTCCATCCAAACGCACCCACTACACATCAGGCGTTTTCCAGTTAGCCATACCTTCATTTACAAAGGTTTGGCagagaaggtgaaggga includes:
- a CDS encoding high-affinity glucose transporter SNF3, variant gives rise to the protein MKSSIIFCFFAAFGGWVFGYDIGYISGCLIMPDFIQHMGEQDPTTGEWILSSQRQSIITSLLSAGTFFGALLQSFTSDRLGRRGSIIFWSTLFSVGIIIQVASFGLAQITVGRFVAGLGVGALSAIVPLYVGEAAPKKLRGALLVLYQVQIASGLFLAYIVDLGTHHLKSSASWRIPVGLQLVWGAFLIVGGLLLPESPRLLLGRGDEKGALKAIARLNDCEVDDALTRDVIKDLEEAIREENEGGKAGWLECFSTRSMMWKRTLNGCMIQFLQQLNGQNFYYYYGPVFFESADVPLSAYSIQAILGGISLATVIPAMWTIEHLGRRKSLLFGAAIQAACALIAGLVGHYYTDVAGVTDSMVKTGGNVLIAFAVIHVSMYSLFWGPTPWVILGETYPLRVRPKAIALAAAVNWLWNFLLSYFSPLIADDIGPLILLIFFGCLIFAFVYVFFMLPETRGITLEEVDELYRSKVPAWKSNSWKPSSHHAALDALEGESRKPVELSAAAQVPGTLDERKPADEHLENAPAAEARTGGKTEAREKSIV
- a CDS encoding high-affinity glucose transporter SNF3; this encodes MKSSIIFCFFAAFGGWVFGYDIGYISGCLIMPDFIQHMGEQDPTTGEWILSSQRQSIITSLLSAGTFFGALLQSFTSDRLGRRGSIIFWSTLFSVGIIIQVASFGLAQITVGRFVAGLGVGALSAIVPLYVGEAAPKKLRGALLVLYQVQIASGLFLAYIVDLGTHHLKSSASWRIPVGLQLVWGAFLIVGGLLLPESPRLLLGRGDEKGALKAIARLNDCEVDDALTRDVIKDLEEAIREENEGGKAGWLECFSTRSMMWKRTLNGCMIQFLQQLNGQNFYYYYGPVFFESADVPLSAYSIQAILGGISLATVIPAMWTIEHLGRRKSLLFGAAIQAACALIAGLVGHYYTDVAGVTDSMVKTGGNVLIAFAVIHVSMYSLFWGPTPWVILGETYPLRVRPKAIALAAAVNWLWNFLLSYFSPLIADDIGPLILLIFFGCLIFAFVYVFFMLPETRGVRYKLLSLPTKKNAPSPTNLTYVPCRLPSKKSMSSTDPKYPHGSLIAGNLHPITRLSTLLKEKVENQLSCLLPLRFLARLMRGSLRMNTWKMRLRLRLGLGEKRKPGKRVLCKSTWRV
- a CDS encoding deacetylase, with the protein product MKFITTLFAVLAILSSVSASPTMKKRATVETIDNCSQQGTVALTFDDGPYDYEAQVASALDGGKGTFFLNGANYVCIYDKADSIRALYDAGHTLGSHTWSHADLTQLDESGINDELSKVEDAFVKILGVKPRYFRPPYGNINDNVLKVLGERGYTKVFLWSDDTGDANGESVSYSEGVLDGVIQDYPNPHLVLDHSTIETTSSQVLPYAVPKLKSAGYQLVTVGECLGTDESPYEWVDCPGERDSSWQC